The Phyllobacterium zundukense DNA segment CTCACAATGCGTTTACTCTCCAGGGCGTGGCCTCTCCGAAACACACATACGCCGTAACTTTCGATGAAAGGCTCGGCGACCAGATTGGTCGTATCGATTTCGTCTGCACAAAGCCCAAAATCGAATAAGCCGCTGGCCACCAAATCACGAACTGCAGACGAACCTGAGATTTCGAACGTAATCGACACGGCAGGTCGGCGTTTCAAATACTTAGCGATAACCCGCGGCATGAAGCTGAGGCCAAGGGCAGCGGAACTTGCTACCTTCAGCGAACCCGTCCCCACTTCTCGTATCCGCGCGGCTGCCTGCCGCAACCTGTCCAGGCCAGCATGGGCCGCCTGGACCTCGCGGTAAAGCAGAAGGGCTTCAGGCGTTGCCGTGAGCCGTGGACCAGACCGTTCGAACAGCTTGAGTTTGGTCGTGTCCTCGAGCCGCTTCAAACCACGACTGACCCCGGGCTGTGAAATTCCCAGCAGGGTGGCGGCCCTAGTGGTCGAGCCCGTTTTCATCACCGCGCTAAATATTTCAATCAGGGCAAGATTCATGTCAATTCATTATAACCAAGATGAATGATTTGGTGATCACTATGCATTTGTGGCGTGTCTATCACAAGTCTACTGTCGGAAGCAGACGAGGGATTTCAACATGCACGACGACACCAGATGCCTGCAGATAGACGACGCCACCGCGCCATCCGGCTTTCAAAGCCTATCGTTTCCGGTTTTCCGCGGGTCCACAGTGGTGTTCCCCACAGTCGAAGCATACCAACGCAGGCGTGAGACATTCTACGACGGTTACTCCTACGGACTGTACGGCACGCCAACTTCAAGAGCGCTCGAAGCTCGGATCGCCTCGCTCGAAAATGGAGCCACGTCTCACGTAGTGCCGTCTGGTCTTGCCGCCATTGTTTTGACAATTCTTGCGGTAGCGAAAGCTGGTGATCAGGTGCTGCTGCCTGACAGCGTATATGACCCGGTAAGGACACTGTCCGACAACTTTCTGTCTTTTCTCGGAATTCAAGTTGGCTACTATGATCCGCTAATCGGGGGCGAGATCGCGGCACTTATAGATGACCGCGTCAAGCTGGTCTTGGTTGAATCGCCTGGCTCGGCAACGATGGAAATTCAGGATATGGCGGCGATTGTAAGCGCCGCACGGGCAAACGGTTCGCGCGTGGCTGCCGACAACACATGGGCAACCCCACTTCGCTTCAAACCCCTCGATATGGGCATCGATTTTTCCATCTGTGCAATATCAAAGTATCTCGGCGGTCATTCGGACGTGCTTATGGGGTCTGTGACTGTCCGCGATGAGGTCCTCTACAGACGCCTTCGGGATGTGTCGCGTTATCTCGGTTATGGCGTTTCACCGGAAGACTGCTCTCTTGTTTTGCGCGGCATCGAGACCCTTCCAGTGCGGCTTGATCGGTCAGAGGCGAATGCCTTGGCGATTGCAAAGTGGTTTGAGGATCGTCCCGAGGTCGTCGACGTCCTTCACCCGGCGCTCCCCTCCCATCCCGGGCACGAACTATGGCAGCGCGATTTCTTGGGGTCTTCGGGCTTGTTCTCAGTCATTTTACAACCGTGGACGCGCCCGCACCTTGCATCGGTGATCGAGTCCTTGGAGTTCTTCAGCATCGGTGCGAGTTGGGGTGGCACGAAAAGCATCGTGGCAGTGATGGATCCGCCCCCGGTTCGTACAGCGACCAGGATCACTGAACAGGGCCCCCTGATCCGTTTCAGTATCGGCTTGGAGCACGTCGACGACCTGCTGGCCGATCTGGAAAGGGCATTTCGGCTACTGGAAGCCGAAATGGTGGAACCTCTCACGCCGTCCATCCGGCAGGGGATCTAGATATCAAATTAACAAAAAAGGGAACATGGCCATGAAATTGAAAACATTCAAATCGCTGGCAGTAGCAAGTGTCGCAATCGCCGCTTCGGCTCTACTCGGAGCGTCGGCAGAAGCCCAAACGGTAGTCAACAAGATCAAAGAGCGCGGCTATGTGAGCTGCGGCGCAAGCCAAGGCGTGCCGGGGCTCTCGCGGCCGGACGAGAAAGGCTATTACCGCGGCTTCGACTCCGACATTTGCCGCGCCTTCGCGGTCGCCCTTCTGGGCGACAAGGACAAGATCCGTTTTGTGCCCCTCAATGCAGGCCAGCGGTTCTCAGCGCTGCAGACTGGCGAGATCGATATCCTCTCCCGTACGTCCACATTGACCTATACCCGCGATATGGTGGTCCGCTTTGTGTGGCTGACGCTCTACGATGTCGACGGGCTTCTGGTTCGAAAGGCCGACAACATCACGGATCCCAAGCAACTGGATGGCAGGACGGTGTGCCTGCAAGGTGGCGGAAGCCTCACGGAGACTGCAATTCAGGAGACCGAAGACGAGCACAACATATCGATGCAGAAGGTCTACTTCGACTCCACGATCCAAGCGCGGGATGCCTTTTTCGGGGGACGCTGCGACAGCTACGTCACTGACGGGACTGCCGCCGCCGGACAACGCGCTTCGGTCGCCAAGAACCCGGACGATTACGCCATCATAAGAGTGGGACACACCGTCGAACCAAACGGCGTCGCCATTGCCCGCGGCGACGACCAGCTTTTCGACATCGTACGCTGGACGGTCAACGCGTTGCTTTGGGCCGAGACCAACGGTATCGACTCGAAAAACATTGATGAGAAGCTCAAGACCGGAAGCGATGAAGTGAAGCGTGTTTTGGGGGAGGAGCCCGGTTTTGGCAAGCCGATCGGACTTGACGACAAGTGGGTCTACAACGTCGTCAAGCAGATGGGGAACTATGCGGAAATCTGGGACAACAACCTCGGCATGAACAGTCCCCTGAAGGTGGAACGCGGCATGAACGCTCTCGCCAAGGACGGCGGTCTGAACTACCCGCTGCCATGGAACTGATCGTATCGGAGTCAACGGTCACGAAACAGGAGGGCTAGATGCTCAACGACGCGAAGGCCAGGGCGATCGCTATTCAGGGCGTTTTGATATTTGCGCTCGTTGGGTTTACCGCTCTCCTCTTTACCACGACGGTCGCAAATCTGGAGGCGCGTGGCATTCCGATAGGGTTTGACTTCCTTACGATGCCGTCAAGGCTCGTGATATCCGAGTCAATTCTGACCTACGGGTCACGTGATCCTTACTACTGGGCGATTATCGTCGGAATAGGGAACACGATCCTTATTTCCGCGCTGGTCATCATCTTCTCGTCGATCATCGGCTTGATCCTGGGGATCACGCGGTTAAGCAGCAATCCGCTCGCCTCAGGCACATGCAAGGTGTGGATCGAGATCGCGCGCAATACGCCTCCGATTGTCCTGCTCATCTTTCTCTATTCATTGTGGTGGAAGATTCTTCCGCCAATTGGCCAAGCCTTCAATCTTGCGCCCGGCGTCTACGTGTCAATGCGTGGTCTCGTGATGCCGGCCGTTGACGCCAGCCTGCAATCGATCGGATGGGGTCTCCTTGGAGTTGCGGGCCTGTTGATCGGCGCACATCAAGTCCGCAGGTTCTTCAGGCGCTTACAGTGGGTCGCCATCATTGCGCTGCTGGGTGCAGCGGTGCTCGGCTTCTGGTCAGCAAAGACGTCAATCAAGGTGGATTGGCCCATCTTTACGGGGTTTAGTTTCCGGGGCGGAATTGGGCTGACACCGGAACTCAGCACAATTCTCGTCGGTTTGACGATCTACACCAGCGGGTTTGTTGCTGAAATCGTTCGGGGCGGCGTCTTGGCCATCGGCAAGGGCCAATGGGATGCCGGCCGCTCACTCGGTCTGTCCCGCGCCAAGATATTGCGACTGATCGTCATTCCGCAGACGCTGCGTATAATCCTGCCTCCTCTGAACAGCCAGTACATCAACGTCGTGAAGAATTCGACGCTGGCGATAGCGGTTGGCTATCCCGACTTCCTTGCCGTCATGAACACGACCATCAGCAAGTCTAGCCATTCTATCGAAGGGCTGTTCATCATCCTCGGCGTCTATCTTGCGCTGAACCTGACTTTGTCGGCGGTCGCCAATTGGTACAACCGCCGTATTGCAATAGTGGAGCGATAATCATGAAATCGTTGTCGGCAGAACTTGCCGGGCGGCCAATCGTGCCTACCGTCTCATCAGGAGCATTCACCGACAAGGTTCGGCAAACGGTCAAGCTCCTCTTCGGCACGCCGCTGAACGCAATACTCACCATAGTTTTTGGCGCTGTCTTGTTTGCCGTTGTGCCTCCAATGTTTCGGTGGTTCGTTTTGGACGCGGTTCTGTTCGACCCTGATCCCAATGCCTGCCGTGCGGCGTCGGGTGCCTGCTGGAGTTTCATCTACGCAAAATCCGGTCAACTGCTTTTCGGGATCTATCCGTTCGACGAACGCTGGCGTCCGGCATTGGTGTGTGTGCTCATCATTGCACTCCTAGCCTGGTCGGTTCGGCCGGCCAGTTGGACACCGCGACTGTTGCAGCTTTGGATCGCGGCCCTCGCGCTCGTCGGATGGCTGATGGGTGGCGGACTTGGGCTGGCACCGGTTCCCACGTCATCCTGGGGCGGCCTTCCGGTGACGTTGATCTTGACCGTTGTGGCCATTGGGGTCGCTTTCCCCATAGGCGTCCTGTTGGCACTTGCACGCCGCTCGACGACGATGCCTGCGATGCGGATCATCGCCGTGGCCTTTATCGAAGGAATTCGTGGATTGCCGCTGCTGTCTATCCTGTTCGTCGCATCAATCATGCTACCGCTATTCTTGCCGGACTATCTCCTGCCGGATAAGTTCGTGCGTGCGTTGGTCGCCCTGACGCTGTTTGCATCGGCATATTTGGCTGAGGTGATCCGCGGTGGACTGCAAGCCGTTCCAAGTGGGCAATATGAGGCTGCCGAAGCTCTCGGCCTCTCGTTCTGGCGTACGCAGCGATTGGTGATTTTGCCACAGGCAATCCGCGTCGCTATCCCCGCGCTGGCAAATACCATCATCGTGATGATCAAGAACACCAGCTTGGTGCTTGTCGTCGGCCTGTTTGACCTTATCAGTTCAGGCAAGGCTGCGTTGGCCGACCCTGCTTGGCCATCACCAGCAGCCGAAACTTTCCTGTTCATTGGTGCGATCTTCTTCGCGCTGTCCTTCTCCTTCGCCCGGTTCTCCGATTTTCTGGAGCGGCGTGGTCACATCGGTTATTGAGAGGTTGCATGACACTTTCCATCGCAAGCCACCCCAGTCCTCAGCAGGCTTCTCGGGATGATGAAGTTGCCGTCGCGTTGACGGGCGTGAACAAATGGTATGGCGATTTTCACGTCCTGAAAGATATCAACCTGAAGGTGATGCGCGGCGAGCGAATTATCGCTTGCGGCCCGTCCGGCTCGGGCAAGTCCACCATGATCCGGTGTATCAATCGGCTGGAAGAACATCAAAGCGGCAAGATCCTTGTTGATGGGATTGAACTCACCAACGATCTGAAAAAGATCGACGAGGTGCGCCGCGAGGTCGGCATGGTATTCCAGCATTTCAACCTGTTCCCGCATCTGACAATCCTCGAAAACTGCACGCTGGCACCAATCTGGGTGCGCAAGATGCCGAAGAAGAAGGCCGACGAGATCGCGATGCATTATCTGGAGCGCGTCAAGATTCCCGAGCAGGCCAACAAGTATCCGGGCCAGCTTTCCGGCGGTCAGCAGCAGCGTGTGGCGATTGCCCGGTCACTCTGCATGAACCCGCGCATCATGCTGTTCGACGAACCGACCTCGGCCCTCGATCCGGAGATGATCAAGGAAGTGCTGGATACGATGGTTCAGCTTGCCGAAGAGGGGATGACCATGGTCTGCGTCACCCACGAGATGGGGTTCGCCCGTCAGGTGGCCAACCGGGTGATCTTCATGGATCAAGGCCAGATTGTCGAGCAGAACGCCCCCGCGGAGTTCTTCGACAATCCGCAGCATGAGCGCACCAAGCTGTTCCTCAGTCAGATTTTGCACTGAGGTTTTTGCGCTTCTTCAGCGTGTCGGTCCCGTGTCGGACCGATTTTAAACCGGATTGGCTCGCTTTGAACGGACCGCTCTGCGTTTGGAGAGTTCCCGGTAAAGGGCTTCAGAGCTGGTACCCATATCTTCGGCAACGGTCTTCCATTCGCCCTTGGGAGGAAACTTACCATCATTCCATGCAATCCAGGCGTCAAGCCGCGCCGCGACCGTCCTGAGCGAGATGATCTCCGCGCTGCGGCGGGCATTCTGAATTTCGCGGGCCATATAAGCGTTCCACATCTTCGCCAATTCCGGATTGCCGAATATTTGATCGACTAACAGCGTTTTTCTGATCGAAACCAGTTTCGATGGAAGCAGCGCGACCGCGTCACAATGATAGCGATCCGAAAACAGAGAAGCTTCTGCCAGGATTGATCCGGCCGTAGCGCGTTGCATCACGATCGCCGCGCCATCTGATTGATGCCGCAGCAACCGGACTGCCCCATGAACAACGAGATAAATAAAGCTGACTTTGGAACCTTGAGCGAACACGACTTCGCCTTCACCGAACGGCATCTCGTTCGAAGCCAACTTTCGAAGCTGCTCAATCATTTGATCCGACATGATCGCTATCATGTCCCAAGTTTAAAGCCCGTGGCAACCTCTTCGGGCATCAAAGTCGTTGGGAGCGCAAAACCATGGAATTTGTACGCATTCTAATATTGCTAGCCGCGTTGCTTCCCGCTGCAGTTTACGCTCAGGGTCATCAGCATGGCGAAACATCCGCATATGCGGGAGAAGAGACCCGCGAGATCAAAAGCTTATCGGACGAGGAAATCGCAGATTTACGCAAAGGCGCTGGCAGCGGCTTGGCCAAGGCTGCGGAATTGAATGGCGTACCGGGACCTTCACATTTGTTGCAGTTGAAGGACGAAATCCAACTCGACCCGCAACAGACCGCCGCCATACAAAAAATCTTTGATCACATGCGCTCGGACGCGATTTCGGAAGGAAACCGCCTAATTTCTTACGAGAGCGCATTGGACATCGAATTCAAAAACGGGACGATCACCGACGAAATCCTATCAAGAATGATCGCCAAAATCGAAGAAAGCCGAGGCAAGTTGCGTTATATCCATCTGTCCGCACATCTGAAAACGAGGCTGATACTGACCGTGGATCAGATTGAGCGATACAATTCCTTGCGGGGATACGCTGATCCCAAATAATAATAGGGCTGCCCGGCTTAGAGGCGGAAATTTATACACCGCCACGGAATAGCCGTTTTGGTTTCCGATGTCATAGGCGACGATGATTCTCCTCGAACGATTGCCGAATTAAACGCATGATGGGTTCCCGCAAAAACTGGCGTTCAGGTTTTCACACGGCTTCGATGTTCATGCTTGTCATTACAGCCATCATGCAATCGGCCGTTTTCGCTACCCCGCTGATGACTACCTTGCAGCATGTCCATGTCGAACAAAGCAGCGGAAAAACCGCCGCGGCCGGGGAAACAACGGTCTTAAATGTTGGGGGTGACTTAACATCGTTGTTGGGTGACGCGATCGAACAAAATTGCGAACAACACTGCCTATCAGGCTTCTACCTGCCTGATAGCGACCCAAACACCGGACAGGCCACGTCGAGGCTCGTTGTGACTTTCGCCGACCAACATTTGAAGCGTCGCCACGCCGAAACCAGCGACCGACCGCCCAAGACAGTCGTCTGACCATTCGCCGGAAGGCGAAGTAACCGCGTGGCCACTCAGGCCGCGCGTCGGTCCTCCTGTCCTGGAAGCTCACTCATGATTCTGGATTTCTGCGCGATGCCTGCATGGCACGACTGCATCTCTGTCGGTTTTGGGGGAAGACACCCATGACACCTCCCGTTCAATCGACGACAACCGACACACGGCAGTGGACGAGGGACATCCGGTCCGCAGGTTTGCGAGCCGCTGTGCTCGTCATTCTGTTCACTAACCTCATTTTGGGCAACGATCACGACAATTTCGCCGTCCATACGACCGTCGTACTTGGCTATCTGGTGCTCAGTCTCCTGTCGCTGGGAATGGCGATCACCAGACGCGGAGCCCCCTGGACGGACACGTTCTTCGTCTCCGTCGATGCCCTGCTGGTCATCATCGTACTTTATGAACATCTTTTCCGCTTCGATGTGACGGAGGATCACGGGCTCACGACGCCGAGCCTCGCGATCGCCTTTCTGCTTCTCAATCATGTCGGTCTCAGGCTCATGCCTTGGCTTGTCATACTCTTCAGCAGCATAGTTCTTGCGGGATGGCTATTTCTGCTGCTGCTCATGACCGCCCGGCATTGGTCAAGCGACACCGATACCCACTTCGTCACATCCTTCGGTGAAGACCTCGGATTGGCGGCCGCCTTCGCCTTTGCCGCCATCGTCGTATACCTCCTGACGAGAGACCACCGGACCATCATGCGTGTGGCGATTGAGAGCGAGGAGCGGCGCATGAATCTCTCGCGTTTTTTCTCGCCCTCCGTGGTCTCGGACCTGCAGGTTGCTAGCGATAGCCTAGACCTCGAACGCCGGGAAGCGGTCGTCATGTTCGTGGATCTGCGGGAATTCACGCGTTTTACCGAAACCGCTCCCGCCGCCGCACTTGCTGAAATCCTGGCAGAATACCGCAGCATCGTTGCTGGCGAAGTGTTTCGCACAGGGGGCACCGTAGATAAGTTCATGGGGGACGGAATCATGGCCGTGTTCGGTCAGCCGAAGCCTTCACCGGACGACGCGGAGCGCGCGCTGCAATGTGCACTGCAGCTGGTGCGAATTCTCGATGATTGGACAAAGTGGCGACGCCAGGAAGGAAAGCCCGCACTTGACGCAGGCATCGGCTTGCACATGGGCACAATCATCGGCGGAGTGCTTGAGAGCGGGTTTCACGATGAGTTCACGGTTTTCGGCGACGTCGTCAATGTCGCGCAGCGCTTGGAAGCAATGACGAAAACCCTTGAGGCATCGCTTGTTGTGTCAGCGGCAATGTTGAGCCGCGTTCCCGCGTCCTTATCGGCCGCGGACTGGAAAAGGAAGGATGAAGTCGAACTTTCCGGGCGGCGTGGAACAATCGGAATTGCTTATTTGGAGCGTATGGGTTGGACTCAAACCCAGGATCTGTTGTCAGATGTCCATCGAACAGTCTAGGGAACGCTGCCGGAAATGGGGCGATTTGTGGGCCTAAGAAAGGCGACATTGGGCCGTACTGTGTGAATTTCGTAATGTTCGATCACAACTTAAGCGTGAGACCGCGCTGCAGCCATTTTTGCGTTGACAATTTTTGCGAACACCTGTGGAAAGACATGATGAAAAGGTTCATGCACCGATTTTGGGGAAGCGGTTCAGCGCCATTCAAGGTGCTGCTGGCTCTCGCATTGCTGGTCATGACCTCCATGCAGTTTGCGGCATACGCTCAAAACAGCGCGGAAATTTTGCAAACATACAGTTCTGTTCAAACGCGAGTGGGCGGTCATTCTCATGAGGGTGGCCATCATTCTGCAGATGTTGATGAACCCGCGGTTTCGAAATCCGGTTTGGCTGTAGAAAAGCATTCTCCCGAACATCCGTCCGCGGATATGGACTGTGAAGTTTATTGTTCGCCGCTTGCCGCATTTGCTCCAAGCTACTTCCAGCCGATGCTTCAGTCCAAGCGCAGTTTCGAGCCTGTTTTGCACCGCGTCCTTACGTCGAGTGCCTACGACGACCAGTCGCGCCCTCCCAAACACCTGATCTAACCTTTCCGTCTGTCGACGGGTGAACTCTGCGCAAACGTCTGTTCGCGCGGTTTCAAGACCTCGTTCAAATTCAGGTTAGAGCATGAAAATCGCTGCATTTCTTGCGGTGGCATCGGCGCTGGCTGGTGCTGGATGCACTGCATCACCACGGCTAGCCGATCTGGCTAACGAACCAGCCGCCAATCCGTCGTTTAGCACGGCTTCCGGCCACTACCGTTCTGTGTTGGGCTCCTATCAGCATAGGGAACCCGTTGATCCGAAGAACTGGCGACAGCTCAATAAAGATCTTGCTCCGAAAGGAGAAGGTTCATGAGGCGGGCGTTTTTGAAAATTGTCGTCGCTGTCACAGTTCCTCTGGTGGTCTCGGGCTGTGTGGCTTCGGCTACCACAGCTTCGGTTTCGGATCCTGCCGCTGGGTTCAGCGCGGTACAAGCCAGGACGACAGGCGCAATTGGCAAACAGGCGGTCTGGGCACAAACCCAGGCCGAAACCAGGGCAATGGCTGAGCGAACTCGCAGTCTTGTCTACAAGAAGACGATTGGTCCCGATACCGCCGTTCAAGTGGCGCTTCTCAACAATCGCGGCCTGCAGGCGGCCTATGCCGAGGTCGGGATATCGGCTGCCGACGTCTGGCAAGAGACGATGCCTGTGAATCCGACCGCCTCCGTCAGCTACAGTTCCATCGGCATCGGCCGCATTATCGAAACGGCGATCACCGGCAACATCCTCGCACTGATCACCCAGTCCAGACGCGTCGGCGTCGCCGATGCACGTTTCCGCCAGGCGCAGTTGAAGGCGGCAGAGGAGACGCTGCGGGTAGCGGCTGACACGCGGCGCGCCTGGATCAACGCGGTTTCAGCGTGGGAAACCGTGTCCTACCTCAACCGTTCCCAGGTGGCGGCGGATGCCGCATCGGACCTTGCGCAAAAGCTCGGCGAAACCGGAGCGTTTTCCAAGACCGGACAAGCACGAGAACATGTGTTCAATGCCGAACTCACCGGAGAAACTGCAAAGGCGCGCCTTAACGCAAGGCTGGCCAAGGAAGAACTGACCCGGTTGATGGGGCTGTGGGGTCAGGACGTGGACTACAGTGTCCCCAACGCTCTCCCGCCGTTGCCGAAGGGGCCGAAGACCAAATCCGGCATTGAGGCGGAAGCGCTGCGCAATCGGGTCGATCTTGACGTGGCGAAACTTGAACTTGAAGCCACCGCGAAATCCTACGGTCTTACCAACGCGACGCGATACGTCAGCGATCTGCAGCTCATGGGCGGCGTGGAAGTCGAACAAGAGGAAGAAGAAGGCGAGAAGAAGGACGTGGTTTCGGGTGCGGCCGAACTGGAATTCACCATCCCGATCTTCGATACCGGAAAGGCGCGTATGCGGAAGGCGGAACTGTCCTATATGCGCGCGGCAAATCTTGTTGCGGAGAAGGCAGTCAATGTCCGCTCCGAGACGCGCTCCGCCTACCAGGCCTATCGGTCCAACTACGATATCGCCCGGCATTACCGCAACAGCGTCCTGCCG contains these protein-coding regions:
- a CDS encoding amino acid ABC transporter permease; translation: MLNDAKARAIAIQGVLIFALVGFTALLFTTTVANLEARGIPIGFDFLTMPSRLVISESILTYGSRDPYYWAIIVGIGNTILISALVIIFSSIIGLILGITRLSSNPLASGTCKVWIEIARNTPPIVLLIFLYSLWWKILPPIGQAFNLAPGVYVSMRGLVMPAVDASLQSIGWGLLGVAGLLIGAHQVRRFFRRLQWVAIIALLGAAVLGFWSAKTSIKVDWPIFTGFSFRGGIGLTPELSTILVGLTIYTSGFVAEIVRGGVLAIGKGQWDAGRSLGLSRAKILRLIVIPQTLRIILPPLNSQYINVVKNSTLAIAVGYPDFLAVMNTTISKSSHSIEGLFIILGVYLALNLTLSAVANWYNRRIAIVER
- a CDS encoding LysR substrate-binding domain-containing protein; translated protein: MNLALIEIFSAVMKTGSTTRAATLLGISQPGVSRGLKRLEDTTKLKLFERSGPRLTATPEALLLYREVQAAHAGLDRLRQAAARIREVGTGSLKVASSAALGLSFMPRVIAKYLKRRPAVSITFEISGSSAVRDLVASGLFDFGLCADEIDTTNLVAEPFIESYGVCVFRRGHALESKRIVSPSDLHQERLICLAPEDTARKQLDRHLAVAGISPRMIVETQFSATVCQLALEGAGVGVANVLSYVSEGYEKAGLIARPLVPTVNFVTLQIVPPQRARSRLVDEFAADLIQERDKLLQDCSQYHPDRVL
- a CDS encoding Crp/Fnr family transcriptional regulator, whose protein sequence is MSDQMIEQLRKLASNEMPFGEGEVVFAQGSKVSFIYLVVHGAVRLLRHQSDGAAIVMQRATAGSILAEASLFSDRYHCDAVALLPSKLVSIRKTLLVDQIFGNPELAKMWNAYMAREIQNARRSAEIISLRTVAARLDAWIAWNDGKFPPKGEWKTVAEDMGTSSEALYRELSKRRAVRSKRANPV
- a CDS encoding amino acid ABC transporter ATP-binding protein; protein product: MTLSIASHPSPQQASRDDEVAVALTGVNKWYGDFHVLKDINLKVMRGERIIACGPSGSGKSTMIRCINRLEEHQSGKILVDGIELTNDLKKIDEVRREVGMVFQHFNLFPHLTILENCTLAPIWVRKMPKKKADEIAMHYLERVKIPEQANKYPGQLSGGQQQRVAIARSLCMNPRIMLFDEPTSALDPEMIKEVLDTMVQLAEEGMTMVCVTHEMGFARQVANRVIFMDQGQIVEQNAPAEFFDNPQHERTKLFLSQILH
- a CDS encoding amino acid ABC transporter permease — its product is MKSLSAELAGRPIVPTVSSGAFTDKVRQTVKLLFGTPLNAILTIVFGAVLFAVVPPMFRWFVLDAVLFDPDPNACRAASGACWSFIYAKSGQLLFGIYPFDERWRPALVCVLIIALLAWSVRPASWTPRLLQLWIAALALVGWLMGGGLGLAPVPTSSWGGLPVTLILTVVAIGVAFPIGVLLALARRSTTMPAMRIIAVAFIEGIRGLPLLSILFVASIMLPLFLPDYLLPDKFVRALVALTLFASAYLAEVIRGGLQAVPSGQYEAAEALGLSFWRTQRLVILPQAIRVAIPALANTIIVMIKNTSLVLVVGLFDLISSGKAALADPAWPSPAAETFLFIGAIFFALSFSFARFSDFLERRGHIGY
- a CDS encoding TolC family protein yields the protein MRRAFLKIVVAVTVPLVVSGCVASATTASVSDPAAGFSAVQARTTGAIGKQAVWAQTQAETRAMAERTRSLVYKKTIGPDTAVQVALLNNRGLQAAYAEVGISAADVWQETMPVNPTASVSYSSIGIGRIIETAITGNILALITQSRRVGVADARFRQAQLKAAEETLRVAADTRRAWINAVSAWETVSYLNRSQVAADAASDLAQKLGETGAFSKTGQAREHVFNAELTGETAKARLNARLAKEELTRLMGLWGQDVDYSVPNALPPLPKGPKTKSGIEAEALRNRVDLDVAKLELEATAKSYGLTNATRYVSDLQLMGGVEVEQEEEEGEKKDVVSGAAELEFTIPIFDTGKARMRKAELSYMRAANLVAEKAVNVRSETRSAYQAYRSNYDIARHYRNSVLPLRAKIEEESVLTYNGMITNTFELLADTRAKITSNILSLNAKREFYLAEVNLGTAIYGGGSGGGSGETEVASAAAEAGEE
- a CDS encoding transporter substrate-binding domain-containing protein, whose amino-acid sequence is MKLKTFKSLAVASVAIAASALLGASAEAQTVVNKIKERGYVSCGASQGVPGLSRPDEKGYYRGFDSDICRAFAVALLGDKDKIRFVPLNAGQRFSALQTGEIDILSRTSTLTYTRDMVVRFVWLTLYDVDGLLVRKADNITDPKQLDGRTVCLQGGGSLTETAIQETEDEHNISMQKVYFDSTIQARDAFFGGRCDSYVTDGTAAAGQRASVAKNPDDYAIIRVGHTVEPNGVAIARGDDQLFDIVRWTVNALLWAETNGIDSKNIDEKLKTGSDEVKRVLGEEPGFGKPIGLDDKWVYNVVKQMGNYAEIWDNNLGMNSPLKVERGMNALAKDGGLNYPLPWN
- a CDS encoding adenylate/guanylate cyclase domain-containing protein, whose protein sequence is MTPPVQSTTTDTRQWTRDIRSAGLRAAVLVILFTNLILGNDHDNFAVHTTVVLGYLVLSLLSLGMAITRRGAPWTDTFFVSVDALLVIIVLYEHLFRFDVTEDHGLTTPSLAIAFLLLNHVGLRLMPWLVILFSSIVLAGWLFLLLLMTARHWSSDTDTHFVTSFGEDLGLAAAFAFAAIVVYLLTRDHRTIMRVAIESEERRMNLSRFFSPSVVSDLQVASDSLDLERREAVVMFVDLREFTRFTETAPAAALAEILAEYRSIVAGEVFRTGGTVDKFMGDGIMAVFGQPKPSPDDAERALQCALQLVRILDDWTKWRRQEGKPALDAGIGLHMGTIIGGVLESGFHDEFTVFGDVVNVAQRLEAMTKTLEASLVVSAAMLSRVPASLSAADWKRKDEVELSGRRGTIGIAYLERMGWTQTQDLLSDVHRTV
- the metC gene encoding cystathionine beta-lyase; amino-acid sequence: MHDDTRCLQIDDATAPSGFQSLSFPVFRGSTVVFPTVEAYQRRRETFYDGYSYGLYGTPTSRALEARIASLENGATSHVVPSGLAAIVLTILAVAKAGDQVLLPDSVYDPVRTLSDNFLSFLGIQVGYYDPLIGGEIAALIDDRVKLVLVESPGSATMEIQDMAAIVSAARANGSRVAADNTWATPLRFKPLDMGIDFSICAISKYLGGHSDVLMGSVTVRDEVLYRRLRDVSRYLGYGVSPEDCSLVLRGIETLPVRLDRSEANALAIAKWFEDRPEVVDVLHPALPSHPGHELWQRDFLGSSGLFSVILQPWTRPHLASVIESLEFFSIGASWGGTKSIVAVMDPPPVRTATRITEQGPLIRFSIGLEHVDDLLADLERAFRLLEAEMVEPLTPSIRQGI